Within the Dehalococcoidia bacterium genome, the region AATGCTCGCTGTATGGCTCCTCGCCTTCTTCGAGGCTCGCGACGCCCGTGTGCAACAATACGGGCACAATCTCGACGCCGCGCGCCACCAGGCGCGTGATCAGCTCCGGCGTGAACGCACGCCCCGCTGACGGCATCTCGGCGCTGCCCGATTCCGTCGCGAAGACGGTCTGGTAGTACTCGAGCGGCCAGCGCTCCTGCACGTAGCCGTATCGGATCGGGAATCCATGCTCCGCGAGGTAGCGCGGCAACGGCGCAGGCAGCCGCAACGTCGCGCGCCAGAGGCGAGCAGGCTGGCGGCGCGAGTAGGGCGCTTCAAGCATCGCTGTGCCGCCGCCGCACAGCAGCAAGCGGTCGCCGACCGCCCCGCCGAAGAACGGCGTTGTGCCGCCTTCGCCGGGCGTGCGCAGTTCGATCACCCATTCATCGGCAGATGCGCGCGTCGAGAGGTGAACCTCGATCGGCATACCTGCGACCGTTTGCGCTTCGATGGCGGCATTGATCGTCGCGCTCGTGTTGATGACCAGCACGTCGCCCGCGCGAAGATACTCGGTGATGTCGCGAAAACGGCCATGAGAGACGGCGTCGCTCCGGATGCGCGACACCATGAGCCGTACGTCGTCGCGCGCCAGTCCGCGCGCCTCCGGCGGCTCATGCGCTTCCAGCTCGGGCGGCAGTACGAAGTCGAACGGCCCGCATGGCAACGACGACGGGACGTGCTTCGTCGTCTTCATGTGGCGCCTTGTGGTGCCTGTCATCGCAATCGCCATGTCTTCTCCTCCGGAACGGCGCTTCACGCCGGGACGCCGAGCGCTTTCGCGGCATAGCGTCCGCTCGGCAGATCGCCGGTGATCAGTTCGATGAAGCCCGGGACGCTCTCTTCCGGAAGCGCCCGGTCACTGATGTCTTCACCGGGGAACGCCTCCTGGTGCATCGTCGTGCGCATGTCGCCGGGATCGACCCAGTACACGCGGACCTCGGCGTTCTCGGCGGCGAGCACGGCGCTGATCTGCTCCAGCGCAGCCTTGCTCGAGCCGTAGCCGCCCCACCCCTCGTACGCCTCGACGCCGGCGTCGCTCGTCACGTTGATGATGCGGCCGCCACGCCTGAGCGCCTCGCGGGCATGGACCGCCTGGAGCAACGCCAGCGGCGCGACGACGTTCGTGCGAAAAACGCGCTCGAGCACGTCCACCGGATAGTCCAACAAAGCCGGTTGCGGGCTGGGTCCCAGGATGCTCGCGTTGTTCACGACGAGGTCCACATCGCCGCCGTCGCGTGCCGCATCGGCGAGTGCCTCCCGGTGCGCCGGATCCGTGACATCGCCGGCGATCGCGACCACATCGCTCAGCGACGCCAGCTCCGCACGCGCGGCCTCGAGCGCTTCCGCGCCGCGCGCATCGATGATCAGGCTCCAGCCGCGGCGCGCGAGTTCGCGTGCAAGCGCAAGCCCCAGCCCCCGCGACGCCCCGGTGATCAGTGCTGTCTGTGCCATGTCGACCCTCCTCCGTGGCCTTCGGTGTTCACTGCAGTCATCGTAGGCAGCACCCAACCGCGCCACATCGGAGTGGGGACGTGACGTTCGTACCGAATCGGGCCTAGGTCGGAGGATGTAGCTGAGAGATCGCCGGAACGCCGGCCGGGCTAGGGTTCGACGAGGCGCCGCCGGACGGCGTAGAGCGCCGCCTGCGTACGGTCAGCGAGGCGCAACTTCTGCAGAATGTTGCTGACGTGCGTCTTCACTGTCTTTTCGGACAGCGAGAGGTCGCGTGCGATCTCCTTGTTCGAACGACCCTGCGCGATCAGCTTCAGCACTTCGATCTCGCGCTCGGTCAGGTGATCGCCGGCTTCTTCCGACGGCCGGCCGACCTCGTCCATCAGTCGGCGCATCACGCCCGGCGCCAGGATCGGCTCGCCCGCGTGTACCATGCGGATCGCGCGCGCCAGCTCCTGCGGCGATACGTCCTTCATCAGGTATCCCGCCGCACCGACTCGGATCGCGGCGAAGATTCGTTCGTCATCGGCGAAGCTCGTCAGCACGATGATGCGCGTGGACGGCGACGACTCGTGGATGCGCGCGATGGCCTCGATGCCATCCAGCACCGGCATCACCAGGTCCATCAGCACGACGTCCGGCTTGATCCGCTCCGCGAGCGCGACGGCCCGCTCCCCGTCCGCCGCCTCGCCGCCGACCTCGATGCCCTCCTGCAACTCCAGGAACGTCGTCAGCCCCTGCCGGACGATCGCGTGGTCGTCGGCTATCAACACGACGATGGCATCGCTCATGCGTCGACCTCCAGGCGGACGGTAGTACCACGCCCCGACGAGTCGATGGTAAGCCGCCCGCCGAGCATCGTCGCGCGTTCGTG harbors:
- a CDS encoding S-adenosylmethionine:tRNA ribosyltransferase-isomerase, with the protein product MAIAMTGTTRRHMKTTKHVPSSLPCGPFDFVLPPELEAHEPPEARGLARDDVRLMVSRIRSDAVSHGRFRDITEYLRAGDVLVINTSATINAAIEAQTVAGMPIEVHLSTRASADEWVIELRTPGEGGTTPFFGGAVGDRLLLCGGGTAMLEAPYSRRQPARLWRATLRLPAPLPRYLAEHGFPIRYGYVQERWPLEYYQTVFATESGSAEMPSAGRAFTPELITRLVARGVEIVPVLLHTGVASLEEGEEPYSEHYRVSAESARRISDARARGSRVIAVGTTVVRALETVTDAAGVTHAGEGWTDITITPARKVRAVDGLLTGLHEPAASHLLMLAAITGCGHLRVAYGEAIRQRYLWHEFGDLHLILPE
- a CDS encoding SDR family oxidoreductase; its protein translation is MAQTALITGASRGLGLALARELARRGWSLIIDARGAEALEAARAELASLSDVVAIAGDVTDPAHREALADAARDGGDVDLVVNNASILGPSPQPALLDYPVDVLERVFRTNVVAPLALLQAVHAREALRRGGRIINVTSDAGVEAYEGWGGYGSSKAALEQISAVLAAENAEVRVYWVDPGDMRTTMHQEAFPGEDISDRALPEESVPGFIELITGDLPSGRYAAKALGVPA
- a CDS encoding response regulator transcription factor; this translates as MSDAIVVLIADDHAIVRQGLTTFLELQEGIEVGGEAADGERAVALAERIKPDVVLMDLVMPVLDGIEAIARIHESSPSTRIIVLTSFADDERIFAAIRVGAAGYLMKDVSPQELARAIRMVHAGEPILAPGVMRRLMDEVGRPSEEAGDHLTEREIEVLKLIAQGRSNKEIARDLSLSEKTVKTHVSNILQKLRLADRTQAALYAVRRRLVEP